One window from the genome of Metabacillus flavus encodes:
- a CDS encoding glycerate kinase, whose amino-acid sequence MKIVIAPDSFKESMTASEAAKAFSKGFKSRWPEAYVTQIPIADGGEGMVQAMVHSSNGVLIHKTVTGPLSTPVEAVYGIIDGGKTAVIEMAEASGLHLVPPAKRNPLLTTTKGTGELIRDAAFKGVIKIILGIGGSATNDGGAGMAEALGVRLLTSSGTQIQPGGGGLNELSSIDMSGLLPELKDIEFIAACDVDNPLTGVKGASAVFGPQKGATPAMVKELDQNLLHLSSIIKRDLGKEVRDCAGSGAAGGLGAGLMAFLNAKLEKGIDLVLDAIHFDRLIAGADLLITGEGKIDGQTLHGKTPMGAAKRALKQNIPVIGIAGTLGNNADILLENGFTSLFSISPGAIPLEQALTDGPKNMEQFAFSLAGILQLKGNV is encoded by the coding sequence ATGAAAATCGTCATCGCCCCAGACTCATTTAAAGAAAGCATGACTGCATCCGAAGCAGCAAAAGCTTTTTCTAAAGGATTTAAGAGTAGATGGCCGGAAGCATATGTTACGCAGATCCCTATTGCAGATGGCGGAGAAGGAATGGTCCAGGCGATGGTCCATTCTTCTAACGGTGTTTTGATTCATAAAACGGTAACCGGCCCCCTTTCAACTCCGGTGGAAGCGGTCTACGGAATAATTGACGGAGGTAAAACGGCAGTGATTGAAATGGCGGAAGCATCAGGTCTTCACCTTGTGCCTCCCGCTAAAAGAAATCCTCTGCTCACCACAACTAAGGGAACAGGCGAATTAATCAGGGATGCGGCCTTTAAGGGCGTGATCAAGATTATCCTCGGTATCGGGGGCAGCGCTACAAACGACGGCGGAGCAGGGATGGCGGAAGCATTGGGGGTTCGTTTGCTTACCTCCTCAGGCACTCAGATCCAGCCTGGAGGCGGGGGATTAAACGAGCTTTCTTCTATTGATATGAGCGGTCTGCTTCCCGAACTAAAGGATATCGAATTCATCGCCGCTTGCGATGTGGACAATCCCCTTACAGGAGTAAAAGGCGCTTCCGCTGTATTCGGTCCGCAAAAAGGCGCCACACCAGCAATGGTGAAGGAACTGGATCAGAACCTTCTCCATCTTTCTTCTATTATAAAAAGAGATTTAGGAAAAGAAGTGAGAGATTGCGCAGGATCCGGTGCAGCCGGAGGTCTTGGCGCCGGACTAATGGCTTTTCTAAATGCAAAGCTCGAGAAAGGAATTGATCTCGTTCTTGATGCGATTCATTTTGACCGCCTAATTGCAGGAGCCGATTTACTGATCACCGGTGAAGGAAAAATAGACGGACAAACCCTGCATGGAAAAACACCGATGGGTGCGGCAAAAAGAGCTCTTAAACAAAACATCCCCGTCATCGGAATTGCCGGTACACTTGGGAACAATGCGGATATCCTCTTAGAAAACGGATTTACCTCCCTCTTTTCAATCTCACCGGGGGCAATTCCCCTCGAGCAAGCATTGACAGACGGGCCGAAAAATATGGAGCAATTCGCTTTTAGCCTTGCAGGAATTTTACAGCTAAAAGGGAATGTCTAA
- a CDS encoding NCS2 family permease, with translation MKKYFQFEELGTNYRKEIIGGLTTFLSMAYILFVNPNTLSLSTVPDLPASMRMDPGAVFTATALAAAVGTLLMGLLARYPVALAPGMGLNAFFAFSVVLTMGIPWQTALSGVFVSGIFFTLLTLSGLREKIINAIPAELKFAVGAGIGLFITFVGFQSAGIIVNNDAVLVGLGNFHDGKTLLAVFGIIITVMLLVKKVNGGIFFGMLITAVVGMATGLIDLPAKVVGAAPSLEPTFGAAITHLDQIFTLQMLVVILTFLFVDFFDTAGTLVAVSHQAGLTKDNKLPRAGKALFADAGATTIGAILGTSTTTSYIESSAGVAAGARTGFASVVTAALFLLALFFSPLLSVITASVTAPALIIVGVLMVSSLGEIDWKRFEIAVPSFLTIIAMPLSYSIATGIAMGFIFYPITMIMSGRRKEIHPVMYGLFVIFVLYFVFLANH, from the coding sequence ATGAAAAAGTATTTTCAGTTCGAAGAGCTCGGAACGAATTATCGTAAAGAGATCATCGGCGGATTAACCACCTTCCTTTCCATGGCGTACATTCTATTCGTCAACCCAAATACCCTTTCTCTAAGCACGGTCCCAGATCTTCCTGCAAGCATGAGAATGGATCCGGGCGCGGTCTTTACGGCAACGGCCCTGGCTGCTGCGGTAGGAACATTGCTAATGGGACTGCTCGCCCGCTATCCAGTTGCACTAGCGCCGGGTATGGGTTTGAACGCATTTTTTGCATTTTCAGTTGTTTTAACGATGGGGATTCCTTGGCAAACAGCTTTGTCAGGCGTATTTGTATCAGGTATCTTCTTCACCCTTTTAACCCTCTCAGGACTTCGCGAGAAAATCATTAATGCGATACCGGCAGAACTGAAATTTGCGGTCGGAGCCGGAATTGGTCTTTTCATCACTTTTGTTGGTTTTCAAAGTGCAGGGATCATTGTCAATAACGATGCCGTCCTTGTCGGACTTGGTAATTTCCATGACGGAAAAACTCTGCTGGCTGTTTTTGGAATCATCATTACGGTCATGCTGCTTGTGAAAAAAGTAAACGGCGGAATCTTTTTCGGAATGCTGATTACAGCCGTTGTGGGAATGGCAACAGGACTCATCGATCTTCCGGCAAAAGTGGTTGGTGCGGCTCCGAGCCTTGAACCTACTTTCGGTGCAGCCATCACACACTTGGATCAAATCTTTACCCTGCAAATGCTTGTTGTCATCCTTACCTTCCTGTTTGTCGATTTCTTTGATACTGCCGGCACGCTTGTGGCGGTTTCCCACCAGGCGGGATTGACAAAGGATAACAAACTGCCTCGTGCAGGAAAAGCGCTCTTCGCTGATGCGGGAGCCACGACGATTGGAGCAATCCTTGGTACTTCAACAACCACTTCTTATATCGAATCATCCGCTGGAGTAGCAGCGGGAGCACGAACAGGATTTGCTTCGGTCGTAACAGCCGCTCTATTCCTGTTAGCCCTGTTCTTCTCGCCGCTGCTCTCAGTCATTACAGCATCCGTTACAGCCCCGGCGTTAATCATCGTCGGTGTACTGATGGTCTCCTCCCTTGGAGAAATCGACTGGAAGCGATTCGAAATCGCGGTTCCATCCTTCCTGACCATCATTGCCATGCCGCTTAGCTACAGCATCGCAACGGGAATTGCCATGGGCTTCATCTTCTACCCGATCACCATGATCATGAGCGGAAGAAGAAAAGAAATCCATCCGGTCATGTATGGACTGTTTGTCATCTTTGTTCTGTATTTTGTTTTCCTCGCGAATCATTAA
- a CDS encoding DUF4179 domain-containing protein: MNDSFNKKDYLTDHEKQQLRFSKQDRNMVFEKIRQQQPAKERPSRIKKAMAYVLTPAAVGLIALLVTVQTPIKEDIISAFPALGSLSSQYGSTELKSAVQKNKPQIINQAAEDKGIKITIKEVLYDGPRISMYYEVDYKGKEYDQIQTNFTFTANGEDMQHKHILGGDIMGMPKDAPKNLHFETIEFKKKMPEKITLEVKSKSVFVRNESDKGFPKEIMGKWAFSFPVEKKGTEYRYSPNITVKKEAEFSIKEIVFAPTGIQLSTRRSIWMGKENHDARTSYRMFDDKGNPLEIKNFEHSDRERKDGKINENTIAVFKPMQRIPEYVTVQSKTSYYPKSNKNVKKSITENLPLYMPQNKEGGITVTKVEQKKNEVWIHYEVKGDDPQLRKYFFKLLKVKDGKVVEWLDDQTLKSADSSRKHMAKFKTSYSKDLQFEVSPPPVTLEEFKVKVPLKKEYLEKR; this comes from the coding sequence ATGAATGATTCATTTAACAAAAAAGACTACCTTACTGATCATGAAAAACAGCAGCTGAGGTTCAGCAAGCAGGACCGGAATATGGTATTTGAAAAAATCAGGCAGCAGCAGCCTGCAAAAGAACGCCCCTCGAGAATCAAAAAGGCTATGGCCTATGTCCTGACTCCAGCAGCCGTTGGGTTAATTGCCCTCCTGGTAACCGTGCAAACACCGATAAAAGAAGACATTATTTCAGCCTTTCCAGCTTTAGGTTCTCTTTCTTCCCAATACGGAAGCACGGAACTGAAGTCAGCTGTCCAAAAAAATAAACCGCAGATTATTAATCAGGCAGCAGAGGACAAAGGCATTAAAATTACGATTAAAGAAGTGCTTTATGACGGCCCTCGTATTTCCATGTACTATGAAGTGGATTACAAAGGGAAAGAATATGACCAAATCCAGACAAATTTTACCTTCACTGCAAACGGAGAGGACATGCAGCATAAACATATCCTGGGCGGAGATATAATGGGTATGCCAAAGGATGCACCGAAAAACCTTCATTTCGAAACAATTGAATTTAAGAAGAAAATGCCTGAAAAAATTACACTCGAGGTTAAATCAAAGTCTGTATTCGTAAGAAATGAGAGCGATAAAGGGTTCCCAAAAGAAATAATGGGAAAATGGGCATTTTCATTCCCGGTGGAGAAAAAAGGAACTGAATACCGCTATTCCCCTAACATAACAGTGAAGAAAGAAGCCGAATTTTCCATAAAAGAAATTGTATTTGCACCAACCGGCATTCAGCTTTCCACCCGCAGATCCATCTGGATGGGAAAGGAAAACCACGATGCCCGTACGAGTTACCGAATGTTTGACGATAAGGGCAATCCTCTTGAAATCAAGAACTTTGAACATTCAGACCGCGAACGGAAAGACGGCAAGATAAACGAAAATACCATCGCGGTCTTCAAGCCGATGCAGCGCATCCCGGAATATGTCACGGTACAATCCAAAACGTCCTATTACCCTAAATCAAATAAAAATGTGAAGAAAAGCATTACCGAAAACCTTCCGCTCTATATGCCACAAAACAAAGAAGGCGGCATTACGGTTACGAAGGTTGAACAGAAAAAGAATGAAGTGTGGATTCATTATGAGGTAAAAGGCGATGACCCCCAACTAAGAAAATACTTTTTCAAATTGCTAAAAGTAAAGGATGGGAAAGTGGTTGAATGGCTAGATGATCAAACTTTGAAATCTGCTGACAGCAGCAGGAAGCACATGGCTAAATTCAAAACGTCCTACAGCAAAGACTTACAGTTTGAAGTATCACCACCGCCTGTAACGCTGGAGGAGTTCAAAGTCAAAGTCCCTCTCAAAAAAGAATACCTTGAGAAAAGATAA
- the guaA gene encoding glutamine-hydrolyzing GMP synthase: MTISIQDQEMILVLDFGSQYNQLITRRIREIGVYSELHPHTLTADMIKKINPKGIILSGGPNSVYGENAFRCDERIFDLGIPVLGICYGMQLMTHYLGGRVEAAGHREYGKARIKVQDSPALFTQLPEEQTVWMSHGDLVAEIPPQFKVDAVSPSCPFAAMSNEERRLYGVQFHPEVRHSEFGNDLLKNFVHEICQCHDEWTMENFIEIETQKIREQVGNKNVLCALSGGVDSSVVAVLIHKAIGDQLTCIFVDHGLLRKDEAEGVMKTFSEGFNMNVIKVDAKERFMDKLKGVSDPEQKRKIIGNEFIYVFDDEATKLQGIEFLAQGTLYTDIIESGTATAQTIKSHHNVGGLPEDMQFKLIEPLNTLFKDEVRALGSEMGIPDEIVWRQPFPGPGLGIRVLGEITEEKLEIVRESDAILREEVAKADLEREIWQYFTVLPDIRSVGVMGDARTYDYTIGIRAVTSIDGMTSDWARIPWDVLEVISTRIVNEVSHVNRVVYDITSKPPATIEWE, encoded by the coding sequence ATGACAATATCAATTCAAGACCAGGAAATGATTCTCGTACTGGATTTTGGAAGCCAGTATAACCAGCTGATCACGAGAAGAATCCGTGAAATCGGTGTATACAGCGAACTTCATCCTCATACGCTTACAGCGGACATGATTAAGAAAATCAATCCGAAAGGGATTATTTTATCAGGCGGTCCGAACAGCGTTTATGGCGAGAATGCATTCCGCTGTGACGAACGGATTTTTGACCTTGGCATCCCTGTACTTGGTATTTGCTACGGTATGCAGCTGATGACGCATTACCTTGGCGGACGAGTTGAAGCAGCCGGACATAGAGAATACGGAAAAGCCCGGATTAAGGTTCAGGACTCTCCGGCCCTGTTCACGCAACTGCCTGAAGAACAAACGGTTTGGATGAGTCACGGGGATCTTGTTGCCGAGATTCCGCCGCAGTTTAAAGTGGACGCAGTCAGCCCATCCTGCCCATTCGCTGCAATGAGCAATGAAGAACGCCGTCTATATGGAGTGCAGTTCCACCCTGAAGTACGCCACTCTGAATTTGGAAATGATCTTCTTAAAAACTTTGTACATGAGATTTGCCAGTGCCACGATGAGTGGACAATGGAAAACTTTATTGAAATCGAAACGCAGAAAATCCGTGAGCAAGTAGGAAACAAAAACGTATTGTGCGCATTGAGCGGCGGTGTGGATTCATCTGTTGTAGCGGTATTGATCCATAAAGCCATCGGCGATCAGCTGACATGTATATTCGTTGATCACGGACTGCTTCGCAAGGATGAAGCAGAGGGGGTCATGAAAACCTTCAGCGAAGGCTTTAATATGAACGTAATTAAAGTCGATGCAAAGGAGCGCTTTATGGACAAGCTTAAGGGAGTTTCCGATCCTGAGCAAAAACGTAAAATTATCGGAAATGAGTTTATTTACGTGTTCGATGATGAAGCAACTAAACTGCAGGGCATTGAATTCCTTGCACAAGGAACCCTTTATACGGATATTATCGAGAGTGGTACAGCAACAGCCCAAACGATTAAATCCCATCATAACGTCGGCGGACTTCCAGAAGATATGCAATTCAAGCTGATCGAACCTTTGAACACCCTGTTTAAAGACGAAGTCCGTGCCCTTGGAAGCGAAATGGGCATTCCGGATGAAATCGTCTGGCGCCAGCCGTTCCCTGGACCCGGACTTGGAATCCGCGTGCTTGGTGAGATTACGGAAGAAAAACTGGAAATTGTCCGCGAATCCGATGCCATCCTGCGTGAAGAAGTCGCGAAAGCCGATCTTGAACGCGAAATCTGGCAGTATTTCACGGTTCTTCCTGATATCCGCAGCGTAGGAGTTATGGGTGACGCAAGAACGTATGACTACACAATTGGAATCCGCGCGGTAACATCAATTGATGGTATGACATCTGACTGGGCAAGAATCCCTTGGGATGTGCTTGAAGTCATCTCAACAAGAATTGTAAATGAAGTCAGCCACGTGAACCGAGTTGTGTACGATATTACGAGCAAACCGCCTGCAACAATCGAGTGGGAGTAG
- a CDS encoding DUF4129 domain-containing transglutaminase family protein, protein MKVLTLPKGDFFSKITALLYYLFAFFLLWEWLVPLDIYTDTGSTWIFVLFIALNFLLSYLRVTWMITIPLQLGFLAIALEQLFYKEMPLFEGFRSFAREFVYNAGLIPASSWMEMTSPFRTFLFFVLLWLLVYLLNYWIIVQKRILFFFVTTLIYVTILDTFTEYDASSAVIRIVIAGFFLLGMLNFDRLKGMEQLTVKKYTRLKWTMLLLIFVAVSIVSGMASPKAAPQWQDPVPFLTAYGSLDEAINGSGMKKIGYGTNDESLGGAFMQDDTPVLTAAANRRHYWRVETKDVYSGKGWTTSQREKELQSMEKDSIGLTWSEEGTKRESLTARVDIARQYKYSHVIYPLGLIEYVSDEAKGLLVNVNTEQITPFGVPEGERIDSYEVKYNYPSYDIPLLKEVKSTENVPQDIMNRYTQLPEMPQRVLDLARELTANEENLYDKAKAIERHLNGSDFSYNTQEVGVPSEDQDYVDQFLFETMQGYCDNFSTSMTVLLRASGIPARWVKGYTEGDYKGMDTEGSGRIYEVTNNNAHSWVEVYFPGAGWVPFEPTKGFTNPYSFTENTESSTQQQPVPETQQKQPKPEKPEDAQALEQPKQSKQTFDWSKFSIGSTGFYAVIGGVLLLAAVLYLTRKKWLTFIMLARFKNRSDDEVFFSAYPALLKQLERFGLKRQDGETLREFAKSVDYSLSSHDMLHITKGYEKALYKRDDAKAEWDKIAELWENLIKRTSS, encoded by the coding sequence ATGAAAGTTTTAACCTTGCCAAAAGGAGACTTTTTTTCGAAAATAACGGCCCTCCTTTATTATTTGTTTGCTTTCTTTTTGCTGTGGGAATGGCTTGTTCCTTTGGACATTTATACAGATACCGGTTCGACCTGGATTTTCGTCCTCTTTATCGCCCTTAATTTTCTCCTATCGTATTTAAGGGTAACGTGGATGATTACCATCCCGCTTCAGCTCGGCTTCCTCGCCATCGCGCTTGAGCAGCTTTTTTACAAAGAAATGCCGCTCTTTGAGGGATTCCGAAGCTTCGCTCGTGAATTTGTTTACAATGCTGGTCTTATTCCTGCCTCATCCTGGATGGAAATGACCTCACCGTTCAGGACTTTCCTTTTTTTCGTCCTGCTGTGGCTGCTCGTCTATTTGCTCAATTACTGGATCATTGTACAAAAGCGCATCCTGTTCTTCTTTGTGACGACCCTAATCTATGTCACGATTTTGGATACATTTACGGAGTATGACGCATCTTCGGCTGTCATCCGGATCGTAATCGCCGGGTTTTTCCTGCTAGGCATGCTCAACTTTGACCGCCTGAAAGGAATGGAGCAGCTAACAGTAAAGAAGTATACGCGTTTGAAATGGACCATGCTGCTCTTAATTTTTGTGGCGGTTTCCATTGTTTCCGGGATGGCCTCACCAAAAGCCGCTCCCCAGTGGCAGGATCCTGTGCCTTTCTTGACGGCCTATGGCTCTCTTGATGAGGCAATAAACGGATCAGGCATGAAGAAAATCGGATATGGAACGAATGATGAAAGTTTGGGCGGAGCGTTTATGCAGGATGACACCCCCGTCCTGACTGCTGCAGCAAACAGGCGCCATTACTGGAGAGTGGAAACGAAGGATGTCTATTCCGGGAAAGGATGGACAACCTCTCAAAGAGAGAAGGAACTCCAGTCTATGGAAAAGGATAGCATCGGCCTTACCTGGTCTGAAGAGGGAACAAAAAGGGAGAGCCTTACGGCGAGGGTCGATATTGCCCGTCAATACAAGTACAGCCACGTAATCTATCCGCTGGGCCTCATTGAATATGTTTCGGATGAAGCAAAGGGGCTACTCGTTAATGTGAACACGGAGCAGATTACCCCATTCGGTGTGCCGGAAGGGGAAAGAATCGATTCCTACGAAGTGAAGTACAATTATCCAAGCTATGACATTCCCCTGCTAAAAGAGGTAAAGAGCACAGAGAATGTGCCGCAGGACATAATGAACCGTTATACACAGCTTCCTGAAATGCCTCAGCGTGTTCTGGATTTAGCAAGGGAGCTCACAGCAAATGAAGAAAATCTTTATGATAAAGCGAAAGCAATCGAACGCCATTTAAACGGTTCGGACTTTTCCTATAATACGCAGGAGGTTGGGGTGCCGTCAGAGGACCAGGATTATGTGGATCAATTCCTGTTTGAAACGATGCAGGGCTATTGTGATAATTTCTCAACCTCGATGACCGTTCTTCTCAGGGCTTCCGGCATCCCGGCAAGATGGGTGAAGGGATATACCGAGGGAGATTATAAGGGAATGGATACGGAAGGCTCCGGCCGGATCTATGAAGTGACCAATAATAACGCTCACTCTTGGGTTGAAGTTTATTTTCCGGGTGCTGGATGGGTACCGTTTGAACCGACAAAGGGGTTTACAAACCCGTACAGCTTTACGGAGAATACCGAATCAAGCACACAGCAGCAGCCTGTCCCTGAGACGCAGCAGAAGCAGCCGAAGCCGGAAAAACCGGAGGATGCGCAAGCACTGGAACAGCCTAAACAATCTAAACAAACGTTTGATTGGAGCAAGTTCAGTATCGGCAGCACTGGTTTCTATGCAGTAATCGGTGGAGTTTTGCTGCTTGCAGCAGTTCTATATTTGACAAGAAAAAAATGGCTAACATTCATTATGCTGGCAAGATTTAAAAACCGAAGCGATGACGAGGTGTTTTTCTCAGCCTATCCTGCCCTGCTCAAACAGCTGGAAAGGTTTGGGTTGAAAAGGCAGGATGGAGAAACGCTCAGAGAATTTGCCAAATCGGTGGACTACTCGCTCAGCTCCCATGACATGCTCCATATTACAAAGGGCTATGAGAAAGCACTGTACAAAAGAGATGATGCAAAAGCGGAGTGGGATAAAATAGCGGAATTGTGGGAAAATTTAATTAAAAGAACATCATCTTGA